The following coding sequences are from one Blastocatellia bacterium window:
- a CDS encoding outer membrane lipoprotein-sorting protein: MKKTFGMLIVGFVFCVIIGWAQQATPPAPEQKQSDAVAEKKPEITAEQVLEKYIEATGGRAAYQKLTSSVSKGTMEIVGQNIRGTMETYAKAPTKFLLVQNIDGIGQFLQGYDGQVGWGQDPFLGLRNLEGAELANFKREATFHADLKWRELYEKAELIGTQKVGDRNTYVIRLTPTVGKPVTRYFDTETFLLVRSDVVSETPYGTLNMESYPSDYRVVDGVKIPFQLVMKAPSGEMVMKLTEVKYNVEIDDAKFVKPAAKQ, translated from the coding sequence ATGAAAAAGACTTTTGGAATGTTGATTGTCGGTTTTGTTTTTTGTGTGATCATCGGCTGGGCTCAACAGGCGACACCGCCTGCGCCTGAACAAAAGCAATCAGACGCTGTGGCCGAAAAGAAACCGGAGATCACTGCTGAACAAGTGCTGGAAAAGTACATTGAAGCGACGGGCGGACGGGCGGCCTACCAGAAGCTGACTAGCTCGGTTTCCAAAGGCACGATGGAGATCGTCGGCCAGAACATTCGTGGCACGATGGAAACCTATGCGAAGGCGCCGACCAAGTTTTTGCTCGTGCAGAACATTGACGGCATTGGTCAGTTCCTGCAAGGCTACGATGGACAGGTCGGCTGGGGTCAGGACCCGTTCTTAGGATTACGCAACCTAGAAGGCGCTGAACTGGCCAACTTCAAGCGCGAGGCGACGTTTCATGCCGATCTGAAATGGCGTGAGCTTTATGAGAAGGCTGAACTGATAGGCACGCAAAAAGTGGGCGACCGCAACACCTACGTCATTCGCTTAACGCCGACTGTCGGCAAGCCGGTGACGCGCTACTTCGATACGGAAACATTTCTGCTTGTGCGCTCAGATGTGGTCAGCGAGACGCCGTATGGCACGCTCAACATGGAATCGTATCCTTCTGATTATCGCGTGGTGGACGGCGTCAAAATACCGTTCCAACTGGTGATGAAAGCGCCATCGGGCGAGATGGTGATGAAACTCACCGAGGTCAAGTATAACGTGGAGATTGACGACGCGAAGTTTGTTAAACCTGCCGCCAAGCAATGA
- a CDS encoding class I SAM-dependent methyltransferase — translation MNAAFGALGEMLNPQAQLFDCYADAYAQFRPSYPDAAIEMMLERWQLGPHALVCDLAAGTGTLGGMFAARGFQVVAVEPLAQMRNCLARIAHQRRWPIQVVGGLAEAIPLRDQSVHAMVCGQAFHWFQADAALSEMHRVLKPGGGMALLWNNQDWRHVAWLAELERLIEHYNPQYDRHYRSKDWQSVVNRSGLFAPVQTFEFVMDLFPTTEQVLGLVSTYSYVRSMPPERQRPLLDEIAAVCEREQQVGGVLLLRYRTQLYLTQRPRC, via the coding sequence GTGAATGCAGCATTCGGCGCTCTGGGTGAAATGCTCAACCCTCAAGCACAACTGTTCGATTGCTACGCCGATGCTTATGCGCAGTTTCGTCCGAGCTATCCAGACGCAGCGATTGAGATGATGCTGGAACGATGGCAGCTCGGCCCCCATGCGCTGGTCTGTGATCTGGCGGCTGGCACGGGCACGCTGGGCGGGATGTTCGCCGCGCGTGGTTTTCAGGTGGTAGCAGTTGAGCCGCTCGCTCAGATGCGAAACTGTCTGGCCCGAATTGCGCACCAGCGACGATGGCCGATTCAGGTTGTGGGCGGCCTGGCTGAAGCTATTCCGCTGCGCGATCAGTCGGTCCACGCGATGGTATGCGGACAGGCCTTTCATTGGTTTCAGGCGGACGCAGCATTATCGGAAATGCATCGTGTGCTCAAGCCGGGCGGGGGCATGGCGTTGCTCTGGAATAATCAGGATTGGCGGCACGTTGCTTGGTTGGCAGAACTGGAACGACTGATCGAGCACTACAATCCGCAATATGATCGTCATTATCGCAGCAAAGATTGGCAAAGCGTGGTCAATCGCTCAGGGCTTTTCGCGCCGGTTCAAACATTCGAATTTGTCATGGACCTTTTTCCAACGACTGAGCAGGTTCTTGGTTTGGTCAGTACTTACTCCTATGTTCGCAGCATGCCGCCTGAACGGCAACGACCACTGCTTGATGAGATTGCTGCGGTATGTGAGCGAGAGCAGCAGGTTGGAGGAGTGTTGTTGTTACGATACCGCACGCAATTATATCTGACGCAACGACCCCGCTGCTGA
- a CDS encoding S41 family peptidase: protein MKKWPIRVACLAILVLLLSAGAFALAGQSSPELRRETFEFVWRRVKEKYYDPQFNGVNWDEVREQYAPRVAAVKTDDELYALLNQMLGELRTSHFQIIPPSAYGEGREPSANSNDDPDEAGGDGDVGMEIRLVEGRPTILRVEPQSPAALARLRPGFIVTHINERPLSELVKQAASPSERPSLGHMMFREVVVARLSGPIGSTVRVRYLDQYDRVRSATLKRRQRPGEPVKFGELPVLSAELESKRLQHNIGYLRFNVFLMPLLPRIQQAIASFQDAPGIILDLRGNPGGVGAMAMSVARLFYTEPTTLGTMQTQQGQMKFTILPTQEQPAYRGPLVILVDEGSASTAEVLAGGMQENGRAIIVGHPSAGMVMPSVIEVLPIGARLQYAFADFKTPKGVLLEGRGVTPDVLVHLTRRELLAGYDPVVQKAVATLLKQQPATKVASASNQ from the coding sequence ATGAAGAAATGGCCGATTCGGGTTGCTTGTCTGGCGATTTTGGTATTGTTGCTCTCGGCCGGCGCTTTCGCGTTGGCCGGACAATCGTCGCCAGAGCTGCGGCGCGAGACGTTTGAATTCGTCTGGAGGCGCGTCAAAGAGAAGTACTATGATCCTCAGTTCAACGGCGTCAACTGGGACGAGGTGCGCGAGCAATATGCGCCACGAGTGGCAGCGGTCAAGACTGATGATGAGCTTTACGCGCTGCTCAATCAGATGCTGGGAGAATTGCGCACATCGCATTTCCAGATCATCCCGCCGTCGGCGTATGGTGAGGGGCGTGAGCCGTCGGCCAATTCTAATGATGATCCGGACGAGGCCGGCGGTGATGGCGACGTGGGCATGGAGATTCGGCTGGTTGAAGGTCGCCCCACGATCTTGCGTGTGGAGCCGCAATCGCCGGCGGCGCTGGCTCGATTGCGGCCCGGTTTCATCGTCACTCACATCAATGAGAGGCCGCTGAGCGAGCTGGTGAAACAGGCCGCCTCGCCCAGTGAGCGACCGTCACTTGGACACATGATGTTCAGGGAGGTAGTAGTGGCGCGACTGAGCGGGCCGATTGGCTCCACCGTGCGCGTGCGTTATCTGGATCAGTACGATCGCGTTCGGTCGGCCACGTTGAAGCGGCGACAACGTCCTGGCGAGCCAGTCAAGTTCGGCGAATTACCCGTGCTGAGCGCTGAGCTGGAGAGCAAGCGCCTTCAACACAACATCGGTTATCTGCGCTTCAATGTGTTTCTGATGCCGCTATTGCCTCGCATTCAACAGGCGATTGCATCGTTTCAGGATGCGCCGGGCATCATCCTGGACCTGCGTGGCAATCCGGGCGGCGTCGGCGCGATGGCCATGAGCGTGGCACGTCTGTTTTACACTGAACCGACGACGCTCGGCACGATGCAAACACAACAAGGGCAGATGAAGTTTACGATTTTGCCTACACAGGAACAGCCGGCCTACAGGGGGCCACTGGTCATTCTGGTGGACGAAGGCAGCGCCAGCACGGCCGAAGTGCTGGCCGGCGGCATGCAAGAAAATGGGCGTGCCATCATCGTCGGCCATCCATCGGCGGGGATGGTGATGCCGTCAGTCATCGAAGTCTTGCCTATCGGCGCGCGATTGCAATATGCGTTTGCCGACTTCAAAACACCCAAAGGAGTGTTGTTGGAAGGTCGCGGCGTCACGCCAGACGTGCTGGTGCATCTGACGCGCCGTGAGCTGTTGGCTGGATATGATCCGGTTGTGCAAAAAGCGGTCGCCACGCTTCTGAAACAACAACCTGCCACCAAGGTGGCGAGCGCGTCCAATCAATGA